The Candidatus Hydrogenisulfobacillus filiaventi sequence GGACGTCGATGCCCGCCATTTCTTCAATGGATTCCAAGCGGGTGACGATGGCCTTCAGACGCGACAACGCCAGCGCGCCCACGGCCATGGTCACCGAAAGCACGGCCGGCATAGCAACCGGGATCGATGCTACGGTTAGAATCAGGGCGAACTGCACCAAGGTGAGGAAGGGGGCGCCGCGCGCCAGCTGCACGCTCAACAGCACCACGACGAGGCCCAGACTCAGGTAGATGAGATAATTCCCGATGCGCAACACCGCCTTCTGGAAATGCGAAACCGCCCCTGCAGTCTCCACCAGTCCCGCCGTGCGGCCAAAAAAGGTGCGCATACCGGTGGCAGTCACCAGAGCCCGCATTTCCCCCTGCTTGACGATGGTGCCCGAATAAGCCGCGTCGCCCGCTTTTTTGGAAACCGGCAACGATTCCCCGGTCAGCGCGGACTGGTCCACACTCAGGTACTCGCCCTCAAACAGCAGCACATCAGCCGGTACAATATCTCCCAGCCGGATCTGGATCACGTCACCCGGGACCAGGTCCCGGGCCGGCAGCTGCCGCCATTGCCCGTCCCGCAGCACCCGGGCCTGCAACGCCAGCTGCTGCTTTAAGGCTGCCACCGCCCCCGCTGCCTTATATTCCTGCCAGAATCCCACCACACCATTAAAGACCAGCAGCAGGACGATAATCGTGAAATCGGCCCAATGGCGCACGACGGCCGACAACGCCGCCGCCACTTCAATCATCCACGGGATGGGACCCCAAAAGTACCCCAGAAAGCGGAGGAGCGGGTTCATCCGGTGCTCCTCCAGGGCATTAGGCCCTGCTTCCGCCAGCCGGCGGGCGGCCTCATCCGCCGGGAGGCCCCCGGGCGAACTCCGGAGCCGGGCGAATATCTCCTCCAGTGTACCCGAAGGACCGGATGGCACAGGATGCGCCTTCGAGGCCGGTTTGTCGGCCATGCCCACCGCCTCCCTCTTTTTGGCTCCATCATACCCTGTCCGTCTCTGCCCTCGCCTCAGTGGAGTTCCCGGCTGACCACCAGCACCCGGTCGCTGCGGGTCCGCGTCAACCCCAGGCTCACCGTACCATCCCGGGCCAGACCCAGCACCAGGCCCTGCTGCCGCGCCCAGTAGCGGCTCAAGCCCTGGCCGGCCCAACCGAGCTCCACCGGCACCTCCCGCAGCCGGGAGCCGGTGGATTCCCGGAAACGCAGCAGCAAATCGGCCGCATGCAGCGTTTCCAGGCTTTTGGCGAGGGTCTTTTCCCCATCAGCATGGGCTACACCCAGATCCCGGAACGCCTCCCGGGCCACCACCGACGGGGTCAGAGCCATCACCAGCGAGGGGCCAGGTGCCGCACAAGCGCCGCCGTCATCAAAACCGAGCCGTCACGGTCCCCGGCCACCACCGCGGGTCAATGGGGGCCACCAGCCCCACCCGCTGCTTTGCCTGCACCAGTGCCTGGATAAAGTGGGCCATGATAGGGATACAGCCATAGACCGACAGGTGATGGCGGGTCCCGGGGCGGTATTTCATGCCCGGGAGCCGCGTCAGGTAGGTCGAATCCAGGGTGGACGCCCAGGATACGAAAACAGCCCCCACCAGGGGAATCGCGATCAGCTTGACCGCCCAGGGTCCCTACCCTGCGGCGGTAGCCGTCGCCCATGGTCGTGGCCAGAGGCATGGCCCAGGAGACGCCGAGGAACAACGGCAGGCGCTCGACCCAGGCGCAGGCGGCCGCCCCGCCAGGGTCACCACCGTTGCCAGCACGGCCAGGACCCAGACCTGGTTGCAGCGCAGGCGCTCCCATAACAGGCTCAGCAGGAACGGCATCCCGTCCTCGTTTCCGCCGACGGGCGTGGTCCGCCAGGAACTGGCGCCCCCGGCAACCGTTGCCCACGTGCAGCCGGGCGGGAGCTGTCGTATGCTGATACCAGGCGACCGGCCCCCGGGGGCCCGCCGCCGGACCCAGCCGGCGGCCGGATCCCCGGGACCCGGCCGTCGGCTCCCACCCTGCGCCCGAGGAGGGGCACCTTGACCACCCAATCCCCCATTGCGGTCTTTGATTCCGGTGAAGGCGGACTGACGGTGCTGCGGCAGGCCCGTGAGCTCTATCCCGACCATGATTTTCTCTACGGGGCGGACTCGCTGCATTTCCCATATGGCTCCCGTCCCCTGAGCGAGGTCCGCGACCTCTTCCTGCGTTTCCTCGATTTTTTCCTGAGCCGTGGGGTGCAGGCGGTGGTGATTGCCTGCAACACCGCCACGGCTGCGGCCCTTGACGAGGCCCGCCGGCGCTCGCCGGTGCCGGTGATCGGGGTGGTGGAGGCCGGCGCCCAGCAGGCCGCTGCGGTCTCCCGCAACCGCCGCATCGGCGTCCTCTCCACCCTCGCCACCTACCGCTCGGGCATCTACCGCATGGCGGTCCAGGCCCGGGACCCGACAGCCGAAGTGGTGCAACGGGCCTGCCCCGACCTGGTGACCATGGCCGAGGCCGGGGAGACGGAAAGCGAGGCAGCCCGCCTGGCGGTGCGGGCCTGCCTTACCGATGTGTTCCGCCGGAAGGTGGACACCGTCGTACTGGGCTGCACCCACTTCCCCCACATGGAACGCATCTTCCGCGAAGAGGTGGGGGATCGCGCCGCCATCATCGACCCCGGCCTGGAAACCGCCCGCCGTCTCGGCCGATTGCTCCCTCCCGGCGGCGGCAGCGGCCAGATGGAGTTCTTCACAACCGGGGACCCGCGCCGGTTCGAACGGATCACTGCCAGCTTGTGGCCCGGCATCCCGGTCCAGGCCCAACGGCTGATATGGCGGAATGGCCGCTACGAGGCGGCCGCCCTGGTGAGGGAGGAAGCCCGGCCGTGACGGGCGCGGCCTAGACCGCGCCCCGCTCCAGCCGCGGCCGGCTCATCCGGAACAGGCGGAAGGCAAACCGTACCAGGCCCTCCAACAGGCGGCGGGCGCGCAACACCACCACCGCGGAGAACAGGCCGATGACCGCACCCGCGAGCACATCGGTCGGCCAATGAACGCCCGTCCACACCCGGGCCAGGGCAATCCCGGCCGCAAACAGGAAGGCCCAGGCCCCTGCCCGCCGGCTGCCGTACAGGAACGCCAGGGCAAAGGCAAAGCTGCCGGCGGCGTGGTCGGACGGGAACGAGGTGTCGGCGGCGTGGGGGATGAGCTTATACACCAGGTGGGGATAGAGGACAAACGGCCGCGGCCGGTAGGGCAGGAGATGCCCCAGCGCCGCGTTAATCGCCAGGGCCAGCACCCCCGCCACCGCCGCATAAATGAGCGCCCGGCGCATGCGGCTGGCGGTAAGCGGCGGCCAGAACCAGAGCAGGAGGAAGATCAGCACCCAGATCTCAGGGGAATACCGCGCCAGCACCACCATGAGCGGATTCAGGAAGGACCAGCCGCTATGGGCCAATCCGTTGACAGCAAAGAACCAGTGACGATCGAACGCGGGTACCGGAAACCGGGCACCGTGCATGCGGGGCCATTCTCCTCTCTCCACGCCGGACTCGGCCGGGGCCGCCACTGCGGTCCGCGGTCCCGGCCCTGTCCGTGCCGTTTTACCAGGAACGCCCCCCGAACGCAACCCTCCGGCCGGCGGTCCGGCCACGCCACGCCCGGGGCCACATCGCTCCCAACGCCGGGGGAGCGGGTAGGGTTACCCCCCGCACGGGCAGCCGGACGCCGGTATGATATCCTCTTGGATGGACCGGGCGCCTGGCGCCCGCAATCGCCGTGAAAGGAGCCTGGATATGCCTTCCCCCACCGACGTGCTGGCCTCCCTTAGCACCCTCAGCCCCGAACAGGTCGGGGCCGCCGCAGCCCGGCAGGAAACCCTGGGCCGTGCGCTGGGCGATGCCGGGGTGCTGCTGGGCACGTCAGCCGACCCGGGCCCCTTGGCGCTGCTGGCGGACCTGGTGTGGCCCTTCTATCTACCCGCCCAGGTCGGCACCTGGGCCTGTTTCCGTTCCCGATCGGCGGCGGCGGTATGGCTCATCGGCTTTGACAGCGATCACCGCCCCACCTTTACGGTCGAGTACATCGAGGACATCGACCTAGCCCGCCTCATCCGCAAGGAAACCCGGATGGCGGTTGACGAGGCCGCCCGCTGGGCCACGCTGGCGGAAGGCTGGGGCTGCGCGGTCGACGCGGCTCAGCAGTTCATCGCCGACGCCGCCCATTTCCCCGAGAACGAAGGCGACTGAATCCCGGATCCGGCATTACCCGCGGCCGGCCGTCAACGGCCGGCCTTCGCGTCCCCCGCGATCCATCCCGCCGGCCAGCTGGCTGACATCGTGGAACCCGGGTGCGAGCAGGCGGCGGGCGGCGGCCTGGCTGCGATGACCGGTCTTGAGACGACCGGATCGGCGTGCTCCGGTCCCAGGCCGCCAGCACCGCCGCGGTCCGCCCCCAGGGCGCCGGCACCGCTCCCGGCAGGTGACCACGCCGGAACTCGAAGGGCGTGCGCACGTCCACCACCCGGACGGGCGTGGGGCCGGCCAGCAGGGCGGCCACCTCCACGGTTCCCGGTCCCACAGACCAGGCGGATGCCGGAACAGATCCATCACGCCCACCGATCATCCCTCCTGCCGCGATTCTAGCCGCCCGCATCCCCCGGGAAAAGCGCCCCCACGCCAAAAGGGGCGGGACCGGACGGTCCCGCCCCTCCCCTTTCCCGGCTTTAGCCGGCGGATTCCGACACCTCGGCCGCCAGGCCGGGCGCGGCCAGGACGCCCTGCGGCTGGCGACCCAGCCACGGCACCAGCGCCAGGTCCAGGGCCACCAGCGCCAGCAGCACCCCGAAACTGGCCGCATAAGGATGCGGACCACCCACCAGCTGCACGGCCAGCCCTTGGAGCGGCGGGATCACGAATCCGCCCAACGCCCCCAGGCCGCCTACCCATCCGGCCGCGCCTCCCATGGCATCGGGCACATAGCGGGGGAGCAGCTTGAAGACCACCGCATTCTGCAGCCCCATCCCCAGGGCGATCACCAGGGTACCCGCCAGGGCGGCGCCCGGGCTGCCCGCTCCCATCACCAGCAGGGCACCGGTCCCCATAACCAGGAGATTGACCGCCAGGGCATAACGGATGGAGAGACGGTCAGCCAGGATGCCGCCCGGCACCCGCACCAGGGAGCTCAGCAGGGAGAAACTGAGGGTGAGCAGCCCGGCAGCCTGCAGGCGTTCATGATAAGCAGTGTGCCAGAAGGAGGGCAGCCAGGCGGTCAGGGCCAGGAAGCCGCCGAAGGAGGTAAAGTAGAAGGCCACCAGCAGCCAGGTCGCCGGCCGCCGCGCCGCGCGCGCCAGGCCGGCGCGAGCGCTGCCGGCCGGCAGCAGTTCCTGCCCGTAGGCCGCCACCGCCGCCGCGTCCGCCGGCAGGCCCTGGCGGCGGAGCTGGAAGGAGGGTGCGTCGTGCATCAGCAGCGCATAGAGCAGGATGATGAGACCCAGGAACACCGCCCAGCCCGCATAGGCGGACACCATGCCCCACGCCAGCACCAGAGCCGGCAGCAGGCCCGCGAAAATCCCGGGGGCGGTATTGCCCAGGCCGGCGTACGTCCCCAACGCCCCACCCTGGCGGGAGCGCGGGAACCAATAGGAGACCTGGGCGATCCCCACGGAGAAGGTTCCGATCCCAGCCCCGGACAGGAGCCCGAGCAGCAGCAGGACCGGATACATCCCCTGCAGATGCGCGGGGTAAGCAGCATGCACCAGCCAGGCCGTGCCGGCAACCCCGAGCCAGGAGGCCAGCAGCAGGATCAGAAACGGACGTTTGCCGCCAGCGGAATCCACCCAGGCCCCGAAGGGGATCCGGAGCAGGGATCCGGAAAGATTGGCAATGGCCGCCAGCAGTCCGGCCTCCACCGGGGAGAGGGCCATGGCATGGCTGAATTTAGGCACCAGCGGCCCGAAGATGGACACCCCGGCGAACCCGCCGAAGAAACCCAGCGTAGCCATGGCCAGCGCGCCCGCCGGCCGGCCCCGCACGCGTACGGTGTTGGTGTTCACGATGCTACCTCCCGTTTTCAGGCCGCCCAGGCGGCCGGAGGTCGGCGGGCGGGACCGCCCGGAACTGCGGGTCTGCCCGCCGGTTTCCGTCCTCTATCCAAGCCCGGCCGGGGGCAGCGTTTTGTGACCGTGATCACCGTGCCGACGGGAAGGTCCCTCTTCGGACCGCATAGCCTGCTGGCGGAAAACGGGCAGACCAGGGTAAAGACATTCCTGACCGGATTCGATGCAGAGGGGCGCGGTCTGTTTTAACTAGTCCGCGGTTACCAGCATGTCGCCGGCCAGCCGCCGGTTTTCCATCCAGGCATAGAAAGCAAAGTAGCCCCGGAAGGGCGCCCAGACCGCTGCCGCCCGCTCCACCGCTGCTGCATCCACCCGCTCCAGCCCGTACAGACGGCGGATCGCTCGTCTCAAACCCGCGTCTTCGGCCGGGAGGGCATCCGGATGGCCGTAGACACGGAGGAGGGCATAAGCCGCCGACCAGGGCCCGAAGCCCCGCCACCCCTCCAGCTGCGCGCGGGCGGCAGCGGTCTCGTCCGGCAGGTCCGGTTCACCAGCTACGAAGCGTTGGGCAAGTTCCCGCAGGTAGGCGGCCTTGGATCGGCTGATGTGGAGCTGCCGCCAGCCGGCCGCGTCCAACCCTAGGATGGCTGCCGGTTCGGGAAACAGGGCCAGGGGTCCCAGGGGCGTAGGCACGACCGGTCCCAGCGCTTCCGCGAGCCCGCGCTTGAGGCTGGCGGCAAACCGCATCGTCACCTGCTGAGCCAGCACGGTCCAGGCCAGGCCTTCAAAGGCCGCAAGAAACCGGACCGGACGGACCCCCCAGTAGCGTTCCCACAGGCGTACCCCGGGGTCGGTGGCC is a genomic window containing:
- a CDS encoding protein of unknown function (Evidence 5 : Unknown function) gives rise to the protein MKYRPGTRHHLSVYGCIPIMAHFIQALVQAKQRVGLVAPIDPRWWPGTVTARF
- a CDS encoding Major facilitator superfamily MFS_1, yielding MNTNTVRVRGRPAGALAMATLGFFGGFAGVSIFGPLVPKFSHAMALSPVEAGLLAAIANLSGSLLRIPFGAWVDSAGGKRPFLILLLASWLGVAGTAWLVHAAYPAHLQGMYPVLLLLGLLSGAGIGTFSVGIAQVSYWFPRSRQGGALGTYAGLGNTAPGIFAGLLPALVLAWGMVSAYAGWAVFLGLIILLYALLMHDAPSFQLRRQGLPADAAAVAAYGQELLPAGSARAGLARAARRPATWLLVAFYFTSFGGFLALTAWLPSFWHTAYHERLQAAGLLTLSFSLLSSLVRVPGGILADRLSIRYALAVNLLVMGTGALLVMGAGSPGAALAGTLVIALGMGLQNAVVFKLLPRYVPDAMGGAAGWVGGLGALGGFVIPPLQGLAVQLVGGPHPYAASFGVLLALVALDLALVPWLGRQPQGVLAAPGLAAEVSESAG
- a CDS encoding Phosphoesterase; translated protein: MHGARFPVPAFDRHWFFAVNGLAHSGWSFLNPLMVVLARYSPEIWVLIFLLLWFWPPLTASRMRRALIYAAVAGVLALAINAALGHLLPYRPRPFVLYPHLVYKLIPHAADTSFPSDHAAGSFAFALAFLYGSRRAGAWAFLFAAGIALARVWTGVHWPTDVLAGAVIGLFSAVVVLRARRLLEGLVRFAFRLFRMSRPRLERGAV
- a CDS encoding protein of unknown function (Evidence 5 : Unknown function); translated protein: MGNAASPPRRENHGRDRAHGPAAAPSVRLHRNQRPQWGIGWSRCPSSGAGWEPTAGSRGSGRRLGPAAGPRGPVAWYQHTTAPARLHVGNGCRGRQFLADHARRRKRGRDAVPAEPVMGAPALQPGLGPGRAGNGGDPGGAAACAWVERLPLFLGVSWAMPLATTMGDGYRRRVGTLGGQADRDSPGGGCFRILGVHPGFDLPDAAPGHEIPPRDPPSPVGLWLYPYHGPLYPGTGAGKAAGGAGGPH
- the murI gene encoding Glutamate racemase, giving the protein MTTQSPIAVFDSGEGGLTVLRQARELYPDHDFLYGADSLHFPYGSRPLSEVRDLFLRFLDFFLSRGVQAVVIACNTATAAALDEARRRSPVPVIGVVEAGAQQAAAVSRNRRIGVLSTLATYRSGIYRMAVQARDPTAEVVQRACPDLVTMAEAGETESEAARLAVRACLTDVFRRKVDTVVLGCTHFPHMERIFREEVGDRAAIIDPGLETARRLGRLLPPGGGSGQMEFFTTGDPRRFERITASLWPGIPVQAQRLIWRNGRYEAAALVREEARP
- a CDS encoding protein of unknown function (Evidence 5 : Unknown function); translated protein: MALTPSVVAREAFRDLGVAHADGEKTLAKSLETLHAADLLLRFRESTGSRLREVPVELGWAGQGLSRYWARQQGLVLGLARDGTVSLGLTRTRSDRVLVVSRELH
- a CDS encoding protein of unknown function (Evidence 5 : Unknown function), encoding MVRILMRPVSGCCWRWWPWTWRWCRGWVASRRASWPRPAWRPRCRNPPAKAGKGEGRDRPVPPLLAWGRFSRGMRAARIAAGGMIGGRDGSVPASAWSVGPGTVEVAALLAGPTPVRVVDVRTPFEFRRGHLPGAVPAPWGRTAAVLAAWDRSTPIRSSQDRSSQPGRRPPPARTRVPRCQPAGRRDGSRGTRRPAVDGRPRVMPDPGFSRLRSRGNGRRRR
- a CDS encoding protein of unknown function (Evidence 5 : Unknown function); the protein is MGLDRDAGPQAGSDPFEPARVPGCEELHLAAAAAGREQSAETAGGFQAGVDDGGAIPHLFAEDAFHVGEVGAAQYDGVHLPAEHIGKAGPHRQAGCLAFRLPGLGHGHQVGAGPLHHFGCRVPGLDRHAVDARAVGGEGGEDADAAVAGDRSGLLGAGLHHPDHRHRRAPAGLVKGRSRGGVAGNHHRLHPTAQEKIEETQEEVADLAQGTGAIWEMQRVRPVEKIMVGIELTGLPQHRQSAFTGIKDRNGGLGGQGAPPRAQGGSRRPGPGDPAAGWVRRRAPGGRSPGISIRQLPPGCTWATVAGGASSWRTTPVGGNEDGMPFLLSLLWERLRCNQVWVLAVLATVVTLAGRPPAPGSSACRCSSASPGPCLWPRPWATATAAG
- a CDS encoding protein of unknown function (Evidence 5 : Unknown function) → MPSPTDVLASLSTLSPEQVGAAAARQETLGRALGDAGVLLGTSADPGPLALLADLVWPFYLPAQVGTWACFRSRSAAAVWLIGFDSDHRPTFTVEYIEDIDLARLIRKETRMAVDEAARWATLAEGWGCAVDAAQQFIADAAHFPENEGD
- a CDS encoding putative DNA-3-methyladenine glycosylase II (Evidence 3 : Putative function from multiple computational evidences; Product type e : enzyme) produces the protein MGVSGFLPATAAVEAATAFAAAFPGFARVGKPDRCFLGTVIAGRPVVLELRRDALGWWASDHDLAAALLNLGGPYPFPDWLRDPRRATDPGVRLWERYWGVRPVRFLAAFEGLAWTVLAQQVTMRFAASLKRGLAEALGPVVPTPLGPLALFPEPAAILGLDAAGWRQLHISRSKAAYLRELAQRFVAGEPDLPDETAAARAQLEGWRGFGPWSAAYALLRVYGHPDALPAEDAGLRRAIRRLYGLERVDAAAVERAAAVWAPFRGYFAFYAWMENRRLAGDMLVTAD